AATACATTTAACATTTCTCAAATACCTGGATATAACTACATGGGAAAGAAGATAACTATTTTGAAGATTGAAAAATTAACTTGGACATCTATTAAAACGATCTCGTTTTTCAAAATGATTTAATATAGTACTTTGAGAAGGGAAGAAGGGGTGAGAAAAACATGTAGGTAAAATAGTGAAGAGAGAAGTATTAAAAATAAATGGTTTAAGAATAAAAATATTATGATTGctgaaatattattaaattaagCCTCTTGCTTCCATTTTGCGATCCAATATCTTTCCCTCTTTCCACAATTTGGAAATTCCAGTAAACCTTGTCGTATTTCAGTAATATAAGTTTCCATGAATCTATTTTAATTCGTGTAGTATATCTATCGACTATATAAGCGCAAAAATTCAAAATCAACTTCGAGTACCACCAATGATCGGTAAATTGCTCTTAAATATTATGTTCATCCGATGTGATTGTCTAACTTATCTTGTTACCCATTATTGacaaatttatttttttacaaCCATACTAGTTTAACACCAAACAAACCTGTAAATAAACCCATAACAATTCTCTTTTGACGTTGAATAcctaatttttttgattttttttaataatttctcgTCTTCAGTCAAGTCCTCGCCGACTAGTAAACCACCATTGCTACACCACCTTGTTTCTAATTTATTTGGAATAGGGATATTCCCATTTATATCATTATAGTTTTAATTTTTGCTGTTGGTGCCATTTTTCCATAGTATTGACTTCTCCGATTGGTATTATTTATCAGTGTTATATTTAGGAATCCTATAATCCCGTGCTAAGTAACCAATAAATTTAAAATCTTTTACATTAGAACTACGCTCCAACATGATCTTATTCTCTTCAAATTCTACCCGTAAGATAAGTTCCTTACCGATTGAAATGTGAGCTCATAAGGGAGCATTAAAGTGTTTGTACCCAAAGATATTAGCGAATTGACTTTCCAGCGTTTCCATTTTTTATTATTGTGGGTTGAGTCTTTTCTTCATCATTATTGTATATATTCCACCCTAACTTATTTGCTAGTATCGAACCATGCAAAAACTTATGTCTAGCTAGCCCTAGTTTTTCTTAATACATGCAATTGCTCTCTAAAATGCAATTGTTATATTACTAGTACCTTATTACTTTTCAAGTTATAATGCTATTGTCTTTTTTCCTACTAAAATTATAACGCATAACAAGAAACACAATTCtcaatttaaataatttttcatAATATTCGAATATATACCCGTTCTGCTAGGTTTTGTTTAAATGACTGATATTAATCCGTTTATATCCGTTTTGCTGCATTACACAATATATTTGGTTTTTCCGCAACACATATTTCTAAAttgtataattttataaagaattaaatattttttcaacAACTTATAGCTAACCCCtgttatatttataaaaaattaactttgcaaaaaaatatttattaatggATTAGGCCGCCTTAAATATAATATAGTTCCAAGTTTCTGTAATTTAGGTGTTTCTATGTGGAACCTGACCCATAAATATAATAGTATTATAAAGCATTTAGCTTATaataattcttaattaataacACAAAAGAAATactaattattatattaattctCACTTCGCATCCAGGAAGAGGGTGACGAGTATTAATAGTTTCAAGGGTTCATGCTCCAAACTTTAGAGACCAGACCACACAAAAAATGATGTCACATGCCATATGCCATATTTAGAAAATGGAAATCGTAGCTCAGAGATGATTTTAATATTTGGACTTGACATCTAGATTGGTAAATAGTTGTAAGCTGATAGGATTGTCATGTAGGAATAAGAGAGGACTGAAAATGATGTTACACATAAAAGGTAGAGTAGAATGGTTAAATTAAAGGACTAGTCATCTGACTTGTGCAGCCAAGTACCttcaaaatttgaaaaaaaatctGTTGATCATAGATTATCAAATTCTCACAAAAAAGAATAGTAATTTTAAAAATTGGATGGCATGGTAAAAGTGGGGCTGTAGCATTTACGACAAAATAACACATAAGGGTTATCTCAAAAAAGTATACATAAAGATATGAAATACTGACAGAGTTCAAACATTGACAAAGTTTGGTGGTACAATAATTGGATAAAATGACTATAGCCTCTCTTAATTAAATATGTTTAATCTTAAGAACGGAAGTTACGTCCATTAAAACAGAAGTTCAATAAGCGTTCTTTACTTTTGAGTGGGCAGATAGATTATATTTTGGACCGGATAGATAGGGTAATATTAATGTGCCCTGAAAGATAACCATACTACTATACAACCATAAAGGATGATATTGAACAAGTCTTCGAGTGAAAAAGACAAACATCTCCCAACTCAAAGGTTGTTCAGACAAATCATATTATTAGAATGCTTCTAGATGTAATGCAATTAGAATCTACAATTATTTTGTAATTCTCTATCTAATTTATGAAGTGTCTAAGATACTAGTTAATATTAAGTAACAGAGAAGAGTGTGTTTACTCGGAACTTATTTATGTTCGTGAATAGGCGTGTATAAAAAATTAACAACTTTGCAGAAGTTCCTGTTAACAAGAAAAAGCTCCTTGCAACTTGTCAATTTATGTTTATGAACATATTCTATACTATTAGTACAAGAGTGCCTACATTTCCCAACAAATTCGATATATGTCTACTTTAAGCATGACTATGCTCAAGTGGTTAAATATACCTAACCTTGTGAAGGGGAAGTGGATGGTAGTAGTTGTTTTGCTGGGATCTTACTCAGTTTCAAAATATTTGAGAATTCCTTTATCTAGATTGTAGAACAGAGGTAGAAAGTGTTCTCTGAGGATTTTCAGTGAAGGTGCTACACGGTAGCCACGAATCAATATCTCACTTGCTCGCACTTGCCAAAAATTGCTTAGTGTTAAAAAAATTCAACTCCCAAGACCTCAACGTTTAGTAAGAAGTAGTCACTACACATCCTTTATTTATCAATCTCATCGTTCCTTTCATGATAAAACCCATTAAAAAATGTAAATATCACATAACTAGATCTATGTTTGATATCGTAAGTATAAGGGAACGGCCCGTTTTAACTTTTGGCACACGCTTTTAAAAGTCTCGACCAAGTagtaaaaaattatatattatataattttctttttataaaaaaatatataattgatatttttatttacaaaaaaaatattctAACTATGCAGTCAAAAAAGTACTTGCCAAAAGTCAAACATTAATAATTTTCAAACAGAGGGAATAATTATTAATCCTACCGAACTAAAGTATCCAAAACAATTTATCCCAATTTTATTTATACTAAATTTAGTTACAGATCATAACATAGATTCTTAGCATTGTACTTCCTGGATCTAAAAGACATAATAGCagttataataatattaaaaattggTGTTGAGTTGTTAAATGATAATAACTAACAATATCCACTGCTGACAAATTCTTTTTTCCATCATCCTTCATGTGTGTTATCCCAGTTCGAAGGTTGGCAACTTGGTCCCTTCCAAAATAAATATGATATTTATCATGCAAAAAGTTCCTAGATCTTATCAGGGTAGTTGTATAAGTTCTAGCGGTTCTCAGCAACTGATACACAAACAGTGTAATGTCATCTCAATGACCATCACAACCAAAAAGGGAAACCCGTGCTTGAGAAGTACATACTTTGAAACTAGAAAAATATGTCTAAAATGATGTGAGCTTATTTACAATATATTTTGTTTGAATCTGTTAGATTTCACTCGATCTTGGTCTAACCTAATCTTGTTTATTGGATTTCAGTACGACAAAGTCTTGTATATGCATCCTAATTTCTATAGATTCTCCTCCCTAACTTGCATTCTACTTTCTACCGAGTCCTAACTATCGAGTATGTTCTGCACTTCTGCTCATTAATTAGTTTTGAACTCAAACGTACGGACACATTTAACATTTAAATgtacaattaattttatttgtaagATCGAAACCTAGTCGCTTAACCCCACTTTACTTCGATTAAAACAATCACTTTATGCACACTGCATTGTTTACTACAATGGCATCATGCATTATAATTTCAATTTCTACCAAGCACTACATTTATATTTTATCACAAATGTCATATACTTTTCGAAATGATCAATTTACCTCTTGTTCTTTCATGCCAGTCtgagaaaaatctacaactactTACGAAATGAGCGCAGGCCAAAGTTCGGGAGGGAAGCTCCTAGCAGTACTTTACATGACACGCAAGAAACTGAGGTTACCTTCCATGTTTGATCTgtggattttttttaattttttttaaattttagtaGTTCCTTTCTAAAAAATTCAAGCTGAACTCCCCGTGGGTTCTAAACAACAGCCTGGTGCATTAACACAATAAAGTGCAGCTCCAAAAATATAACATAAATGATCACTTCTATTTTGTCATAAGTTATGCCCATACGAAAATTGAATTCCCCTAATCCGTATTCCGCAAGTTGCAGCCCAGGATTGGAACAGAACATGGGGAAGCTTCAACCATTTGTGAGCATCTCGAAGAAATTCAGAGGTGATGGTCGATACTGGATAGTATTATAATATTATGTGGCTGTTACCTTTTTCTTTGGTATTCTGGAATGCTTAAGTTCTTTTTTAAGACATGGTAATCATTTGCTCTTTTGCAGGCAACTTGAGGAGCAAAAGGTGCAACACTTAAAGATGGCAGAGCTTAATCGAATGGAGCATCAACTAGATGGTCTGTTACGACTAACAAGAAGTACAAAGGTCAGTTGCAACAAGTTAGATTCAGGACAACTGTTTAGGAATAAGACTCTCTCTTATAAAACAAGACAGAAGCAAAACAGTAATGTGAAATCACAGTTTTGTAAAGTAGACTCGAGAAGGTCAATGGCAAATCCTTTTGTGACACTTAAATCTGCCCAACAGTAGTTGCACTTTTGCTGCACACAAACGAACATAAATGTCACATGTGCGGTGCTTAATAATGGAAATGCAATTGTGAAGTGTCATGCCTGAAAAGAAGAGAATGATCACTCTAGGAACAGCTCGTAAGAGGTTCTAAACACATCTATACTCCTTATAGTAAGAGAAACAGTTTTTCGGTGGAACACAATAGTACCAAGGTACCAAAATGTGTTTATCAAtacataattaaattaattggTTTTACTCCAAACTCAGGTTTGATTTTCTACAACTAtatatacaagattcattaattTAATTTACCCTCCCTGATTTTTCCCGGGTTCGATCCCCTAAAACTAAATAATTCAACAAtacttatttattttataatttcaatataaATTTGGGTTAAACTtacatttttaaatttaatttaaccTCTTTGGTTTCATCCAGGGTTCGAGACCCTATAAccacataattaaatattatttattccTTATATAATTTCATCCTAATTTCAGGTTACAGCTACTTTTATATATACTTTCATCCAGTTACACATTTACATATTTAAATTATGTTAAATATTATAGTTATTCTTagtaatttaattttttaaatatattaatcTCGACCCCTGATTATCCTTAGGGCTAGTTATAGGAAAAGTCTGGGACCATAAAAATATTCCTTTGCAGGTATTCCAAATATACTTTTACTTGGTATAATTTGTTTTTATAGTTCGAGATATATATGTGAAGGCCTAACAAATATCAGCATCTGCTAGTATATGGTTAGTCTCTATATAGGAATAAGTGTGGGACCATAAACATAATCCTTTGTAGGGTATTCCAAAAATTAGTTATGCTTAGTAAAATTTGTTTTTATAGTTCGAGATATATATTTCCAGGCCTAAAAACTTTATGCCTAAAACAATTATGTAATATACACCGAAACGACAAAAAAACTTATACCTataatattcaaaaaaattatattcaATAAAACAATACTTCCTCCCATCTCAAAAAAAGTTTTTCTTTGACTTAAAATAAGCGTTTCTTTGACTTTTTGCACGTGCTTTTAAGTGCAAGTGAAAGATACTTCTGCACCTtatttttttaatgttttttataaataaaagtatagaatctaaattttttataaaaaaaaagtGGAAAAATGATTTACGGAAATAACTTTTCTTACACCTTAGAAAACATGCAAAAAGTTAACAAAGACGGAAGGAGCATGTTATTTAttagtttctatttttttaaaaaaatatattataaacttcatatgTTGGACTTTCAACATTAGTAGCATCAGTTACATGTGGATATGTGCAAATTTTAGCCTCGGGGCTCGGTGGAGGCTTATAATTTACTTATCTGATAAAGGAAAATAGTGCATGAGAAGGTGACATAATTTTTGTTTTGGTGTCGTGAGAACATGCATCTCCCTGATGCATCCAAACTAAAATAGAAAGGATCTTACACATATTTCCTGTACAGAAATTTCTAAACCACTAAATTAACTATCAAGATGTGCACCCTAAAAGCAAATTTTCCAAAGATAGTAACACACATTTAAGAAATCTGTCCTATACAAGAATGGTTGGATTCCACTAAGAACACGTCAATATCAGTGGCAACGACCAAACAGAGAAGTCACCGTCCCAATCTagacatatatatacacacacaaacGTTGTCCCCAACGTAATGTAAcgttatttttattattatacaAATATAATGCAGCAATTGCATTTCATAACCGGTCCACATTGTTACCCCTTTCTTACTCCTAAACAGATTTTATTCCTGCATAAGAAAACCCAATATAGAGGTTTTTTTGTATGGTAGTATATGAGGGAGTCGTAATAAATCAAGCTTCTATTAATAGGATTTTGCTGAGTCGCTGACCAACTTCCATAACTGAACCTGACCTTCACACTCAATATACTATACCATAGAACTCCTACGTGCAATATGTATGtacatatatttacttaaaaATCTGAGTATAGAAAATGTCACTTTCCTCACAAGCTTAGTCAATGCTTCAAAAGTAATAATTTCATTATTTCAAAAACATTATCACTCCGGTTATTTTATTATATGCTTAGAAATGTCAAATCTAGGCTAAAAACCAAAGTTCTGTTTGCAGGGCCCAGAACTTTATAGGCAGGGGGCGGAGCTACATTAAGTACAGCACATGCTTTCGCCTTCCCTGAGATTTTAGATTAAGTAAAATTTGTACTGTTAAATGCCATTAAAGTAGCTTTGGTCTAGTGGTGATGATGTAGGAAATTGGCTAGGGAGGCCAATGTTCGATTCCAAGGACCAGCTAATTTCATTTTTTGAATTATATTTCTCTAAAATGGAATCTTTCATCTTTCAAATCTCACAtcttttttcaattttttaataactCGGCTCTCCCTGAATTTTATTCTTGGCTCCGCCAACTGTTTATAGGGTTCTCTCTGTCATGTCCAATTGATTATAGAGCACATCAACAACAGAGAACTAAAAGGTCAAACAATTGAACCAAAATAATGTCGCCAAAAATCAGGATACCTGGAAGTAGCCAGAAATGTTCGTATTCTTTGATTGTAGATCAAGCAGAGCTAAGAATTTGAGAGCCCTTTCTTGTAAACATAACTACCAGCACTCTAAGATACTGACGCCACACACCCCAATTCGAGACCTATGCAAATATAATTGATTTCAATCATCTGTTTAAACATAATCTAATGTAACTTTAATAATATTGTGGGCATGGAGCACTTTAGATGGCAGAAACAATAGAGATAAGTTGAGAGCAATTTTACTTTTTGTAAAACAAAGACAAACATTTGTTCTTACTTTATCCTTTGATGTACAGGAACAAGCAATGAGGAATGCAATGTCTGCTATTCACGAGAAGGTACGAACAGTATAAGTTTTTtacattttgttgttttataCAGCGCATACTAGAACTATATAGTCCACAAATCCATATATATGAATCCTGAATCCTGCTGAATGTCAGATGATATGCAGACTTTATAAGCAACCTCCTTTGCTATTGTAAAAACCGAATTGATAAAAATTTCAGAGCATTAAAGAAGTTTTACCACCTGTTAAAGGGCTGAGATATAGCGATAAGTTACACTTAAATATTCTACTAAAATAGTTTGCGACTTTGCGCCTTAACCGGTTCTGCAGGATATATTTTTCCTTAAGAAAATGGCCCAATCTGAAGGGTTCTGAAACAAATCCAGGCAAATTTAGATCCAGATCTCTGTCAAAAAAGATAATACATGTGCCCTGTCTTCCCTCGTGTTGTTCAAACTTTTGATTGACATGCACTTTGACCTACCTTAACAGCTGAGCCACCCCCACAGGGCAGTCCCATAATATTTGAAAGATACATAAGTGGTTTCTTGTATAATCACTCTTGATGGTTTGTTGTGGATTTGAAAGACTTAAGCAAATGGGGCGTCCTTATCAGAGAAGAGGTACCCTAGATTCACTATTTGAGATGAAACAGAGTATTGTAAAGACCCTTTAAACAGCATTAAGGCGAACGTATGCATTCTATATCTTAATTATACCCAGCTTCAAAAAACTTTTAAAGGTCAGACATATTTATTTACCCCCTTTAATGCACCCAGGAAAGGGAAGGGGGTTAATGCAACCACCCAACAAAGTCACTAGGTTCAATTTCTACCAATTGCTTGATTTGTGCATAGATCTATATATTTAGAGACCTATATATGTAATGTATGTGTTTGTGAATCCTTGCTTAGTTGTCGAATACTCATGGGTTAAGCAAAAACAAGGTGTACGCTTCTCTCTACAGAGTCTTGGACTCTTAGTTTTGTTTATTGTAATCACAATAAGGAATGTGGACAAGACCCCTATTCACCTACAAGGCTTTCAGTCACACTTACGTCAGTCCTCTGTgttttttctcttattttcttcACGTATGTTTTACTTTGTGTCTTTTACTTCTCCAAGTAAGGTTTTATTCATTATCCCCTGATTCCTCAACAAATTCTCATTCTTCTCCAAATCCTGTGTAACAAAGGTGCGAATAGTTGTATCTTTAATTTAATTTGGAGGACAGTAAAATGAATCTTATAATGATTGTATAGTTAGTACTTAAATCTTAACATAGTGAACATCATATGGCTGTGTTATATGtctaaattatgatataataatgTGTAAAATCAATTATGAATAGGACAAAGGAGAAAGAGAAGCAGAAGAAGTTATTGAAGAGCAGGCTCCCTAAGAAGTAAGAACAATAGATGCTTACTTGCTCATTTCTTGGATAAGAATTGGTAGTAGGACGATAAAAAAATGTTTTCTAACTGTTCTATTATACATCATGTTACGTGACCTCAGATTGCATTACTTGAGATTGCCGATGAGAATAACTGCAAACAACCTTTTCATGACGGGCTCTTCCACCACTACTGCTCCTCATGACAGAGTGAGCACATATTACAACGAATATCTAAATTAGGTCTTATTtctgtaatatattaaatatatacaaTTATATTGTTAGCAGCATATACTACTAATGTTTATCTTTGTGTATCAATGGAGAATGTTTTTTTGTTAACTGAGTCCTTGTGGTTTGTTAAATTTAATAAATAGTCATCGAACAAATTAAAAATTGCTGTTGGAGGTAACTGGAAGGTGATTTTACTTTTGCATTCCATACCAAAACTGCTAATACAATATCTCTTTTTTAACTCATGCTATAGTTTTATCTGTAAGTTCTCAGGATGCATTCTTGAGGCCTATTGTTTAGAATAAAAAATAGATAAAAGGGAGGAGATCCTTTGTGAATTTTAGGCATCATTTGGATCGGGGGTTAGGTGAGGACGGGCTCGGTCGGGGTGGGTTGGGATTGAAAAAACCATGTTTGGCAAACAATTTCAAATTGAGGGGTTGGGTTAGGGAGGTTCAGGGAAGGGTCGGAGGGGTTGCTTTTTTAATACAAAATGGGAACACTTCCAACACCCCAAATCACCCTGTGTTGAACATATTTTTATCTTTCAGtttcttttcttcattcctgtGGCTTTCTggttttaaatattttgatttttatcATTCTAAATTATTTAACTTGTTTTGTtgttaaatttttataattttttttacttgaATCAAATGTACAAATAATAGATATTctcatataatttatttatttcgGTTATAATCCAGACTAAAAAACTGCAATATTTCAATTTCAATTATTTGTtaatattattcaaatattcagaaaaaaaaacaaatttattttaaaattttgattttaaaactttataaaaaacttattttattttaaatgttATAAAAAAATTAAGTTTTTGGGCTTAGCCAACCTCTCATCAGGCCCACAATCCAAATAAGATAAGGGTTAAACCCCTCTTTTCTTAAACCTTCCATCCAAACAAGGTAGGGGTTCGACCCAAGCCAACCCAACCTAGCCTACCCTAACCCAACCCAACCCAACCCAACCCAACCCAACCCAACCCAATAAAGCCTTAGGGTCACCCTGCAGGTTCTGTTTAGTTCAAAGAGCAAGGGACCTCCTTTGGAGTTTTCTATGTTTTTCAGTTTGCGTTTTCTTGAAAATCGTCTCTTTTGCTTCATGACTAGAAGTGTTCAAAGATCAGATAGATGGGAGTTTTCACATTGGCTATTTTTACTTGAAAGTATAAATAAGTAAATAGGTATTTATTCCCATTTAGATTTTTCCAAAAATATTGTTAAAAAAAGTTTGTGGTATCCAGGATAATGTTCCTAATGACTGAAATAAGATTTTCTTCTCATCCCTTCTTAATTCTCATATGATCTTACCACGTAATTGAAAATCTTATCCATAATTCTACCAGGCAAGTACCTGTGCAGAAACTTGTAAGTTTTCATAATTATTGCTTCACTTGTACCATAGCACTTCATATTCCAATATACCAAAAGTCAGATCAAGCCGTTTAAGCACTCGTGGTTCGCACGGACTGCACCCGGGGTTTACTTGTACAAAATGTTCACTGCCAAAGGTATACTTGTAAAAAAGTTCACGGTGGTTCGCACGGACTGCACCCGGGGTTTACTTGTACAAAATGTTCACTGCCAAAGGTATACTTGTAAAAAAGTTCACGGtcgaaaataaaaataaaaaccgTCAGCTTCGATTTATATTATGCCAAAAAGAACTGCTTAATTAATCTTATTGTTTTTTGAATGTGGAGACCATTATCAGAAGGTGAAGTATGTACAAATTTAGAATGGCAAGAAACGAACAACATTAGCTGAAATCGAAATTTGAAGATCATATTCAGAAGGTAAATATGTACACTGTAGAATGGCAAGAAAAAAAAATGACATCCTTCCATTGCTACCAAGTTGCACGGATGTCAAGCTGATAATTTATAGCCAGATGCCTATATCTTAGTGAATTTGCAGCTGATTCAGAAATATAGGTGTATTAAAAATATAGTTTGAATCCTATAGTGTTTTGGGAGCAACTATTGTAATAGGATTGCATTTTGATAATATAGGTGTACTTAATTTCTAATATCGCTGTATTCAATATTTGGCCCCTttttattgtttaattgggtttGAGGAAATTATCCAGATAAATAAGAATAACACCAATTACATTCATTAAGTGTCTAAATCCTAAAATTAGTAGTGATTTTCAACTGATCCCACATCTTAAAACTACATGCATCCTATTATAAAACTTATGCTCAGAATCAATCAACCCTATTATGTAATCTACCAAAAAACAAACATGATCAATTCATCATTGAATAATAAATTAGCAGAAAAAAAACACAGAAGAATTAAATCCGTAAAGGAAGAATGCAAATTAAACTCACAAATGATGAGTTTCTTCGTATTATGAAGTCAGATCCCGGTGCATCTACAATACAGACGGTAGAAACAATGGAAGAGACTGTTGTTGAGGTTAGGAAGTTGAAGAGTGTATTTTTTGTGCATGTTGAAGGGAAGTTAGTTTTTATTGGTACACGTGCACCTTATTTTGAGCACGATATGCCTAGTTTTATGGCAGGTGTCTCCGCACTTTTCCTATTCCACCACTTCTTTTCTTTCTCCC
This sequence is a window from Apium graveolens cultivar Ventura chromosome 9, ASM990537v1, whole genome shotgun sequence. Protein-coding genes within it:
- the LOC141685589 gene encoding agamous-like MADS-box protein AGL8 encodes the protein MGRGKVELKKIEDKSNRQVTFSKRRPGLLKKAKELSILCDVEVAVHIFAKSGKVFQFHSGESLRKIYNYLRNERRPKFGREAPSSTLHDTQETEPRIGTEHGEASTICEHLEEIQRQLEEQKVQHLKMAELNRMEHQLDGLLRLTRSTKEQAMRNAMSAIHEKDKGEREAEEVIEEQAP